GGCTCCGGGGGCTGAGGGGCTTGGGCGAATGCCTCGGCGGCGCTGCCGATGCCCTTGCGGAGGCGCTGGTACACGGCAGGGGAGTGGCAGCTATAGCGCATGCTGACGATGGCGGCCAGAGTGCCTTCACGCACGACCTCGAGGTGCATGGTCATCATCGCCGGAAGCGAGCGGTGGTAGCGGATGTCCGAGAGGACCGCGTGCAGTTCGACCTCGGCGGGACTGCTGTCGATGTGGAGTGCCTCGGGATTGACGGAGTACTGCAGGCGCGACCACCCGATCTGGTGTCCGAAGGGCAGTTGGTATCCGACGTGGGTGAGGAGCAGACCGCTCTGCCTGGCGGTCTCGCACAGCAGCAGGGGGTCGTACATCCCGTGCTCGGAACTGTAGAAACTGTGGCTGCGAGGCCACTGGGCCGTGACCGTGAAGGCGTCGTGCCCTACTTGGTCCCACCCTGTCAGGAACACCTCCGACAGGGCTGCCCGATGCACGTACTCCCTGGCGACCGTGGTGGTCAGCTCAGGACTTGCCACGACAGGACGTTCCGATGTG
This genomic window from Streptomyces sp. NBC_01216 contains:
- a CDS encoding ScbA/BarX family gamma-butyrolactone biosynthesis protein encodes the protein MASPELTTTVAREYVHRAALSEVFLTGWDQVGHDAFTVTAQWPRSHSFYSSEHGMYDPLLLCETARQSGLLLTHVGYQLPFGHQIGWSRLQYSVNPEALHIDSSPAEVELHAVLSDIRYHRSLPAMMTMHLEVVREGTLAAIVSMRYSCHSPAVYQRLRKGIGSAAEAFAQAPQPPEPVSRSSVGRMRKQDIVLAPTEDRRRWRLRVDTSHPVLFDHPVDHVPGMLLLEGVRQAGHASQPSWSGTLMPTSMDISFHRYVEFGEPCWIEAEAVDEEMPSGGRRRIRVNALQQGNFAFSATTEMTDISRF